The genome window GTGAAACATGGATTATGAAGTATGAATTAAGAATTATGGGTAAAATTAACTAAACTTAGCCAACATTTTTGATTCATGAATTAAAATATATAATACGAACAAAAACTATAGCCTATTTGATTCTTGCTAATTGCAAAAAACTGATTTATAATACAACAAGCCTTATGGCCCCATCGTCTAGTGGTTAGCCCGCCTCGACTCGCGGTGCTCATCGACGCGAGTCGGGGACGCATATATATTGACAACACTATTAAGCTCAATTCTATGCACAAAATATACTTTTTAATAAATCAATGGCGCACAAAAACATACACTGGCCAAACTAACAATTTTGAACAAAGAATGCAGGAGCATAAGAATGGCAAAGTAAAATCAACAAAAAACTTTGATACCTTTGAGGCTCACATTCTTGAAGAAGTAGATACTTTAAAAGCTGCTATCAAAAGAGAAAAATACTGGAAATCCTGTGCAGGAAGAAAAAAGATAAAAAAAATATTTTTTCGGAAATTATAATATAATTATGGCCCCATCGTCTAGTGGTTAGGACGCATGGTTCTCATCCATGTAACCGGAGTTCGATTCTCCGTGGGGTCACCAAAAAACGAATATCGAAGGATAATCGTTTTTTGATTGTCAAATAATTATTTTGTAATTAGGAGAATCGAACCAGGGATGGTAAGGGAAGGATTCCCTTACTTTCTGGGGGGGGGGAGATGGAGGGGCGGAAACCCTTCCAAGAGCACACGAAGTGGCGTGTGAGATTTCTCCGTGGGGTCACCAGTCTTCGCTAAAGCTTCGACTGGCGCAGCCATAAAGATTTTGCTAAGACTGGTGGAACAAAAAAACAGGATTTATCCTGTTTTTTTGATTTATAATTTAAAAATTGAATTTTATAAATTATTTGATATTTGGTGCTTGATAATTAATCATTAACTAAAAAGGGCTCTTATAATTCCACCTCCAAATACTTTTGTACGGTTTACAAACTTTACCTAAAACCTTTTTTCCATGCTTCACTAATTCCCAACCGTACTGACAATGATAACATTCATCAGCCATTTCTGAACCCATAGGATTACCATCATAAACTATACTTTCTTCCATCGGTGCAATATAGCAAACTTCATTAGCGTCAACCGCCGGATCTCTGCCACAAATAACATAGTCTTTCCGCGTTGGGACGCCAAGACTTCCAACGTACACGTCTTCATCAAATTTGGTAAATTCACCTTTCAAAACATCATCGCAAACCTTGGTAAACACTCCTTCTAACGGTCGTATTGGAAACCAACCAGGAAACATGGTAATTACACAAAAAATAATTAAACACACAATCACTAAAATTGTAACACTTGTTTTTGACATGAAATTATATTGTTATACTGTTAAATTGCTATATTGCTTCACATTCCAAGATACTCGATACGTGAATCTATTCAATATCATCATGCAAGCCAAGTTTAATGAAAATCGCTTCCGCCATAATATCTAATAATTCATTTTCAACTGTATGGTTCTGATAAATTTTTCCTGCTTCTCTATGATTTTTACGTTCATACCATAATTTTTTATCCTTATCATACAAATCTAATTCTTTGCCTTTGAGCCATCGGGCGTAAGCTTTTTGCGGGTCAGCCACCAAAGCCTGGGTTATAATTGCCAGTAATAGATCTTTACTACGTTCATTTATTGAAATATCAGCCTCTGGAGATTCCAGCACAATCCCATCCCCCCAAAAATCTCCACCCTGTCTTTCGGCCATTTCTTTATATAATTTTTCAACTTCCTCTGTTTTTCCCAAAAAATAGTTTGCTAAAATTTCTATCAAATAATCATCAGCGTACAGTTGCCCATCAAGTACTCCGTCCGGACTTATTCTTCGGTTCCACACGTTCTTATCATTATTATATAATTCAGAGTCTTTTAGACGATCACTAAACTTGGCCAATTCAAAAGCAGGGGTTTTGCCCTCTAGCATAAAAGCAACCACAGACAAGAATTGTGTATTAGCATCAAAAGTCTGTAATCCTGTAAATCTATCATTGGCCTTAAATAAACGCATACTTCGGTCATAGAACGTGCCTTGTATGTCATTGGTTAGGGAATCAGCCAAAATTCCATCTCCTGCCATATGAGCTACTATTTTTCCTAACATTTGCTCTTTAGAAGAATAACCCCGAGAAACAACCTCAGAATCTATTCCTTGACGAAACATATGATGACCTTTCATATAAGCACTTGTCTCCATTAATGCATGTAGACGCTGGTGGGCAACCTTAACTGGCTCACCTCTAAATTCCATGCACAATTCTTCTGCTGACTTTGTTTCATTAGGAATTTTTTTGATTTCCAAAAACTCCACAATCTGTTCTTTCTTAACGATATAATCGCGCATCACCTGAAGCGCCTCCTTACTTCCGGCCTCAGCTTTCGCTTTGAGCTCAGCAAAACCTAAACCACCTGAGATCACTTCCAACTCAGACATTAATCTATCAAAATGACGTTGCTGAACTTCAGTGAAGTTAGCTTGGAGAGATTTTTCAGTTAATTGTTCTAAGTTTAACATAATGCAATAAACGACAAACTATTAATAGTATTTATCACCAGACTCCGGATCAAGTCCGGAGTGACGTTTGTAGTTGTGCTGCGCCGACCCACCCTAGATCGTCATTCCGGGCTTGATCCGGAATCTCAACGCTTTTAAATTATCAGACGTAATTAGACCTAATAATCTATTTCACCAATAATTGTTCAGCGAGCTCTGGCTCTTTCATCAATGCTTTAACAATCAATTCCATACGCATACCACGAGAACCTTTTACAAGAACCAAATCATTCTCTTTAATAATATCAATCATCTTGTCAGCGGCCAAGTTGGAATCCGGAATTTGCATAATTTTTTCTAAGCTCAATCCTGCCTTTTCAGCACCCTTGGCTATCAACTCACGGCTAGGACCAATACAAACCAATAGATCAACCTCGCTTTCAGCTGCTTTTTGTCCAAGTTCAAGGTGTGCTTGTTCAGAAAAATCACCCAACTCCAACATATCACCTAAAACCGCTATTTTTCGCTCAACCTGCTCAATCTGCAACTTCTGTAGAGCGTCCAGCGCCGCGCTAGCAGCGCGTGGTGATGAATTATAAGTATCATCTATAATTAAGGTCTGTTTACCCTGAACCAAGCTCATTCTGCCTTTGGGTGCTTTGTAATTTTTTAGTCCTTCAGAAACTTCGATCAAGTTCATTCCGAGGGCAATGCCAACAGCGGCAGCACTTAAGGCTGAATTAATTTGGTGAGCGCCAACCACACCAGGCAAAGCCACTGGAACGGTGCTTCCACCATAAGCGATTTTGAATTTGATTCCCGTTAAATCCATACCGTCACCCTGATTATGCAAATCAACTGAACGGATATTAGCTTCTTCACTATAACCAAAGAAAATTACTTTAGCTTTTACTTTTTTATGCATAGCACGAACTAATTCATCATCACAATTCAAAACAGCAATCTTGTCTTTATCTAAATGAGTTACCATTTTTTGTTTTTCTCTAGTAATTTTTTCTACAGTCTTAAAAGCTTCCATGTGAGCAGGCCCAATCTTGGTAACTACCCCAATATCACAAGGAAATAGATTTACTAAATAACCAATATCACCAGGTTTATCCGCTCCCATTTCCAAAACCAAAACTTCAGGATAATCTTTTTGTCTGGTGAAAATTAGTTTTACAGCCCGCAGAAATACCAAGCCCCATTTAATCGGCGACCTACCACCAGTTTCCACACCAATAATAGTCAAAGGCACTCCGATCTCATTATTATAGTTTTTTATATTTTTGCGAACATTAAATTTACCATTCAAAACAGCATAAACCGCTTCTTTGGCAGAAGTTTTGCCCATTGAACCGGTAATACCAACAATTTTTGGTTGATATTTATTAATGATAGCTTTCGCTAGCTTGGCTAATAATTTTTCTAAGATACGGAGTACGGATTGCATATGAATTTACGGATTTATTTTAGAATTTAATTAAAAATGGTAAAAATATTTACTTAATGCACTAATCATATTTATTTTTCAATTTTAGTATAAAGTCCTGCGAATAAACCTAA of Candidatus Falkowbacteria bacterium contains these proteins:
- a CDS encoding GIY-YIG nuclease family protein; translated protein: MHKIYFLINQWRTKTYTGQTNNFEQRMQEHKNGKVKSTKNFDTFEAHILEEVDTLKAAIKREKYWKSCAGRKKIKKIFFRKL
- a CDS encoding UDP-N-acetylmuramoyl-tripeptide--D-alanyl-D-alanine ligase, with the protein product MQSVLRILEKLLAKLAKAIINKYQPKIVGITGSMGKTSAKEAVYAVLNGKFNVRKNIKNYNNEIGVPLTIIGVETGGRSPIKWGLVFLRAVKLIFTRQKDYPEVLVLEMGADKPGDIGYLVNLFPCDIGVVTKIGPAHMEAFKTVEKITREKQKMVTHLDKDKIAVLNCDDELVRAMHKKVKAKVIFFGYSEEANIRSVDLHNQGDGMDLTGIKFKIAYGGSTVPVALPGVVGAHQINSALSAAAVGIALGMNLIEVSEGLKNYKAPKGRMSLVQGKQTLIIDDTYNSSPRAASAALDALQKLQIEQVERKIAVLGDMLELGDFSEQAHLELGQKAAESEVDLLVCIGPSRELIAKGAEKAGLSLEKIMQIPDSNLAADKMIDIIKENDLVLVKGSRGMRMELIVKALMKEPELAEQLLVK